The window cacccaatacttttgcgagattttacaatctccgggttgagccggtttcgtcctatGTGTTGTCatgtacgaacaggtaagttgcgagacagctggccaggtgtaccgcttgcacacacTGCCTTTCCCCTCTGGGAGTGGAAAACGTGCGCTTTTttcccccatgcgagttcacgagacggtggaccctggatgtctttcctccctagccctgtgcccagtacatgtgctacgatgccctgtactggggtaggtgctccacgtgTGCTGGTTACTGCTGTAACcccttgtgatgtattttccgcagtacggtttccctgttggtaaatccttgtctcccttgggcagagctccctctGCCTCCGGTCGCCGtgcttgtagagctcctcccctctggGTAGACCTACCACAGCGCCTCTTCCACGTGTGGCTGGCAAGCCCATGTGTCATATTTGCCACATGTTAACATCCTCTtcgggtaggatgtggtctccacggtatCTTTCCCTCCTGGGGAAGAACTCCTTCCCCGATGCGAATACACATGGCCCTGCCGAAAAAGTCTTCACTCtatggggagaaaagaaaaaaaaagagagaaaaggcctgttcccattgtagaTATGTCTCATATGCATCACGACATGTTACGGAATCATTGCACGAAAGTTAGGCAGGAGTCATTTTCACTCTGGACGAGCGTTTCGCATCATGTTGGCTGTTATTGTGTCCTTTTTTCTGTGCTGGCTGCCATACCACACTGTAATTTTGATTGGAAAAAATGATGTTAAACAAAATGGCAGTGATGTGGCCCGGAAACTTACCCCATTGGCCGTCTCTTTGGCGTACATCAACAGCTGTCTGAACCCGGTTCTGTATGTTTTCATGGGGCAGGATTTTAAGGAGAAGTTTAAGCTTTCTCTAAGACGTACTTTTGAAGAGCTTTCTCTGAGGAGGGGCCACAAATACCACAATCCACCGAAGCACAACAAATGCAATCATTGTAAAATAACTGAAAATAACTCATTTATTCAGTCTTTAATGATTAATCAGTGCCATTTGCCAAATCCTCTTCTACACAATATATAAAGAAAaacttttgtcttattttttcttttcaaaactaTCACATATTGCAATCTGAAATGTCTGGTgtgtaaaatgataaaatataacaagTAACTTATTCTAGCACTTTTCAGTATTCAGAAGTGTTTCTGATTTATTTACAGCACTAAGTCATTTTTAAAGATTAAAAGTAGATATAAATCCTTAAGGTAtaactgcaatatatatatatatatatatatatatatatatatatatatatatatataatattattattattattattattattattatatttttcaattgtttataTCTGTTGAATCAGAATGAACACGTTCATGGAAATGAATTAAAAGTGACTTTTATTATTGAACAGTAACCTCTTTACATCTGCCATGTCTGAAGGCCAAGAAATggtttgtttaaattaatatcaGTCATTAAACTTGTTGTTCATAATATgtaggcctaaataaataaatttctctCACACAAAATGAGCTCAACAACATAAACTTAAAAGTAAACATTCTCTCACTATGTCTGTGATAGTCTAGTGTAAACTTATAAGATCTCAAAATGTCATAATGCATTCTAGcgtttgtttgagtgtgagttTAGCTGTGAGAGGAACGGTTATGTGAGTTAACAAGCTGACACGTGGTTATACAGACTGCAAACTGCATTGAGTTCTCAGTAAAGAGTTGAACTCATCCTGCGACCGCATCTGTTGTATTTTCTAAAGGGTACTGCGGCAGTTCTAGAGCTCTTTCTCTCCACCAAGGTGGTAAGTAAACATACTGAAAAGTAAATGGCCGTAATATTTTATATCTTAATTGATAACTCAATAACAAATCTATGTACAAATTTTATGAATGAAAAATGCAAGATTTACACGTTAATGACAACATtgtgtgattataatttacagatatatatttttttactttccaCTAGCATTTATTTGGTTGCACATGTGTAATCACAATAATATTAATGTACTGATCTTATATTGTAAAGATGGTGAATGAACCCAACACTTTAAATATGACTCATGATATGACATTGACTATATGTGATATTAACAGGGTAAACAGGACACTTCGGACAGCATCAGCTCAATCACAGTGATGGGGAAGGATTATGAAAGTTTGGAACATTCTATTAAAGTGACTTCTCAAGTGGTCTACTATCTGATGTTTCTTCTCGGAGTTCCAGGAAATGTCTTTGTTGTGTACATTGCTGGAATGAAGATGAAGAGGACCGTTAATACGATATGGTTTCTCAATCTGGCGATTGCAGATCTCTTGTGTTGCCTCTCTTCACTGTTCTATGTGGCAAGGAACTTTTTTGACAATAACTGGCCATTTGGATCTGTCATGTGCAAGATTCTCCCATTGGTAATGCAGGTCAACATGTTTGCCAGTGTCTTCATCTTGAGCTTGATTAGTCTAGATCGGTTTACCCAGGTGATCACACCAGTTTGGGCTAAAAATCATCGCAGTCTGTTGCTTGCACGACTGTCTTGTGTAGCGGCCTGGGTCCTGTCTATAGCTCTTAGTGTGCCCTTTATGATATTAAGAGAAACTGCTCCAAAAAATAACGACATATACTGTCAGTTTTATCCTCGTGATAAAGACCGTTTCTTTTATGAATTGTATAGAAAGTTAATTATCATCAGGTTTGTGTTTGGTTTTTTGATACCTCTCATATGCATCATGACATGTTATGGAATCATGGCCCGAAAGTTAGGCAGGAGTCATTTTAACTCTGGACGAGCGTTTCGCATCATGTTGGCTGTTGTTGTGGCATTTTTTCTGTGCTGGCTCCCGTACCACGCTGTGCTTTTGATTGGAAAAAATGATGTTAAACAAAGTGGCAGTGATGTGGCCCGGAAACTTATCCCATTGGCCGTCTCTTTGGCGATTTTCAACAGCTGTCTGAACCCGGTTCTGTATGTTTTCATGGGGCAGGATTTTAAGGAGAAGTTTAAGCTTTCTCTAAGACGTGCTTTTGAAAGAGCTTTCTCTGAGGAGGGGCCACAAATACCACAATCCACCGAAGCACAACAAATGCAATCATTGTAAAATAACTGAAAATAACTCATTTATTCAGTGTCATTTCTGATGAATCCATATTTCTTAAGaatatttttttgtcatataGTATTTTAAGTAATTTACACAAACTCTTTTACCATATTatttcttttacatttatgcatttggcagatgcttttatccaaaaccacttacagtgcacttattacagggacaatccccctggagcaacctggagttaagtgccttgctcaaggacacagtggaggtggctgtgggaattgaaccagcaaccttctgcttaccagttcagtgctttagtccactacgccaccagcAGTTTTCAGTAGCAGGATGTGTGTATGTGAATATGGAGCATGTTAAATTTTCTGTACAAAAACATTTGCTGTGAAACATGCAGAATATAGAGAAGGAATTTGGTCATTTCTGTGAATATTTTTTCAGTAATCATATTTATCTGGTAATTCTTCTGGATCTTTATATTTGTTTAATCAGAATgagctgtttcattaaaatgtgatttcttGTGTGCTGCTGTTTGAAAGCTTCCTGTTATGATGCTTTTATTTGACAGATGCTGTATAGACTGGTAGTATATTTACAACAAAGGGTGACTATACTATATTTTTCTGCCCAAATACACTCATAAATAATGCAGATGTTATGTAATGTTGTTATGCAGATATAATGTGAATACTTGTATGCTCTCAGGGTGAATGATGCATAGAAGCTGttatacattaaataaatgtaagaatAAAGTTTAAATTAGAACCCTGATTATTTATGATCATTACACATTTAATTGATTTTAAGGAATATGACTAATTAATAAAAAGAGTATTCATTACAAAACCtggttgtttttgagttgtcttTGCATTTGAGAAGAaaattaagaatacatttttttagacatgttttactgacttttttttttttgcagaaggaAAAACAGCTGCAAACTCAGAGGTAAAACAAGTTCCTctttttaaacacatcaacacaaaCAGTTTCCATCAGTCTTAAATACAGACTTGCAATAATTAATTGTAAGAtctgactgtaaaaatgtcttcTGTACACATTTTGAAGTGTGTAAATCTGACCTGATAGTCTTTGTGATGTGGTGAAGTCGGGCTGGTCATCAAACACGACATACAAGTTCCTGGAAGACTTGAAAGGTGCTATTGTTGATGAGCTGTACTGAATGATAATGTTGAGTTAAATTATTGGAGCAGTTAATATGACTAAGTctgattatataaatgtataagatCTCCGATTATCATAATGCATTGTTAATGTTTGAGTCTGAGTTTGGCTGTGAGAGGAGATGAGGGGATTTGACTTTAAGATTAAGATAATTGTGGTTATACAGATATATATCTTGTGACAACATCTGTAGTATTTTTTCACGGGGAACCAGTATTTAGAGGTCCTGATTAAATCTAAATGTACATACCCAGTCCATGCATTTGcaccaaaatgtggtcaaactccacacatgcaatccatatacatccttcaaaaatgatccataaaaaACACTCGATTTTTGACATATTACTTTTCTGAacacatttaatgcaatttataagcattttgtgtaaaatttgatatttacccaaagaattctcaaacaatgaacaaaaccgggagctctcttgtgcAATGTATGTTTTCACGTCTTTAACATGAGAGAGTGCCGTAAAGCAAGTGTCGCAAAACTCTAGCTCCAAAagggccatgtccaatttatgactggaattaaattacatgaaatttctccacttggctacacatgtaaataataacaataagttTGATTATAAGTCTGACCCAACATATTAAACATGACGACACATATGACATTCACAAATATATGATATTAACAGGATAAACAGGACACTTCGGACAGCATCAGCTCAATCACAGCGATGGGGAAGGATtatgaaagtttttcacaaagtAGTGTGAAATAAATAGAGCGCATTTGCCCTCAGCTATGTCAGATTTCATCCCTTCTGTTTGCCTTTTAATTTGTGGTTCCTTTGAGTCTAATTGGACTCCTCAGAAGATGTCGAATTGCCACAACACACTATAAGGATTTGAACTTGGTCCTTTAGTTCTCTTTATGTCACTGTTGTGATGTGCTTGCAGATCATaacacagcatttttattttgagaTGATCAATCTCTTTAAGGTGTCTCTGTGTCATGGCTTTCAGAAAGAAATGCACAGTATTTTACCAttaccatttaaaattaattagacAGAGGAAGCATGGTATTTTAACTTCAACTAGatatgtaaagtttgtcaagacgaTCTTTGACATtggtttgacaaagccttgtctgaaagtttaaatagtttttcaaGTTTTGAGTTTGATGgttttacagacattacagtgagacataCAGCCAACTAGCTAGATAGTCTCAGATAAACTGAtagagagcaacttaaagcagatcaaaATCCTTTAGTGGAGttgttacatttgaatttttaacaGCTGGAGTTTTAATTAATGAGCATTCCGTTGGCCTGCTTGAACATTCCATCAGTATAAGCCTATGGGATTTTTCCAATTTCTGATCGTCCGCTGTGCAAAAACCATAAGTCTGATCAGTTTGAACACACTTATCAGTTATAGCGCACTATTTCAGAAcaatctgaaggtctgtgccaagtttggtgaatgtagcttgaaaACTCTCGTGGGAGTTACAATCAGAAATTATGGTCTTGGTTTAGGAATTCTGCAAAAGAGCACATCTTTCaagatcacatttattttgatggTCTATGTTTACATGTTTGCAATGGCATTATCATGAGTGACGGTATCATTCTGTGTGAAAGGCtacattaataaatgtttcaaGTCACTTAAGTTATGATTAAAGATACATAATATCATGCTTTCTTTGGGAGTAAGTGTATTTCTAGAGCAGGAGTTTTCAGCCCTTTGGGGTAATGTTAATTCATCCCACTGACTCGAGTCTTTTCAACCCATTCACCAAAGAAATTTGTTTAGATTTGTCCACTGATGCATTCAGTAACAATTTATTTCGATTATCAATGCAGTTAGGTAACGACAAATGTTGTAATGTGTAACGAGAAGTCATTGACTCACTGATTCTAATGATTCGTTAAAAATACTGATTCGTTCACGACTGAAACTATGGAAGTGAAAGAAATCaattcattcacttaaaagatttgtacAAAACACAAATTTGTTCACGAACCAAACACTATTTGGTGTTTTATAAATAGTTGAGCAAAAAAGGCACGACAAACAATTCATGTGCATCATGATAAACAATGAACCACGTCCACAGTGTGTTTCTTGAATGTTCTGAGCTTCATGCAAATGACATACATGCATTAAAAACATATTCTTGTCATATATAGCATGTCAGGGGTGGGGCATGAAAGCCCCTGCTCTAGAGAACTGCTATCGGTTTTCATGCATAGGTAGAAAGAAATTATAATTCAGTCTAAACTCTTAAGATCCCTTGCACCCTTTgagcttttctctttttttcttctctcatgCTCTCCATCACATGCTGGTTCCGAAATTGAAGCCTCTGGACCCACTCCTCACGCAGCCTGCAAAGAAAATGTGCAGTATTTATGGCAAAAGTTTGACCACATTGATGTCTCTCTGACACAGGAAACTATTCAGTGCCACACGCTGCTCATGCAACAGCACATAAACCATGCTCTGTTTCTGTGGCTTTAGGTGCCATATTGTCCAGACTGTCTGTCACTTCATGCTACTAGTTTTACAGGTCATCAACAAATCATGATactaagaaagaaaaaaggtaattctgattttatatttcataattcTGACTTTAGTGCAATTTTTGCAAtgtgatataaagtcacaattgcgaaaTATAATTATAACTCGCAACTGCAAGATTTATCTCGCTATTTCaactatttctcataattgcactTTATTTCTTGCTATTTCTCACACAATTGactttatttttgctatttcgACTATTTCTCACAGTTGCACTTTATTTCTCACTATGTTgactatttctcataattgcactTTATTTCTCGCTATTtcgactatttctcacaattgcactTTATTTCTTGCTATTTCTCACACAATTGactttatttttgctatttcgactatttctcacaattgcatgTTATTTCTTGCTATTTCgattatttctcacaattgtgactttatttctcactatttcgactatttctcacaattgcatgTTATTTCTTGCTATTTCgattatttctcacaattgtgactttattttcgcTATTTCAACAATTTCTCACAATGCACTTTATTTCTCGCTATTTCAACAATTTCTCACAATGCACTTTATTTCTCGCTATTttgactatttctcacaattgcactATTTCTCGCTATTTCAAAAATTTCTCACAATTTCACTTTATTTCTCGCTATTTCAACAGTTTCTCACAATTGCACTTTATTTCTCACCATTTCAACAATTTCTCACAATTGCACTTTATTTCTCGCTATTttgactatttctcacaattgcactATTTCTCGCTATTTCAAAAATTTCTCACAATTTCACTTTATTTCTCGCTATTTCAACAGTTTCTCACAATTGCACTTTATTTCTCGCCATTTCAACAATTTCTCACAATTGCACTTTATTTCTCGCTATTtcgactatttctcacaattgcactTTATTTCTCACTATTtcgactatttctcacaattgtgactattttcGCTATTtcgactatttctcacaattgtgactttattttcgcTATTtcgactatttctcacaattgtgactttattttcgcTATTtcgactatttctcacaattgcaattTATTTCTCGCTATTTAGACTATTTCTCACAGTTGCACTTTATTTCTCGCTATTTagactatttctcacaattgtgactttattttcgcTATTTCTACTATTTTTCACAATTGCAATTTATTTCTCGCTATTTagactatttctcacaattgcactTTATTTCTCGCTATTtcgactatttctcacaattatgactttatttttgctatttcaaCTATTTCTCACAATAGCACTTTATTTCT of the Myxocyprinus asiaticus isolate MX2 ecotype Aquarium Trade chromosome 42, UBuf_Myxa_2, whole genome shotgun sequence genome contains:
- the LOC127433114 gene encoding C3a anaphylatoxin chemotactic receptor-like; the encoded protein is MGKDYESLEHSIKVTSQVVYYLMFLLGVPGNVFVVYIAGMKMKRTVNTIWFLNLAIADLLCCLSSLFYVARNFFDNNWPFGSVMCKILPLGQSPWSNLELSALLKDTVEVAVGIEPATFCLPVQCFSPLRHQQFSVAGCVYVNMEHVKFSVQKHLL